The Chroicocephalus ridibundus chromosome 3, bChrRid1.1, whole genome shotgun sequence genome has a segment encoding these proteins:
- the PLAGL1 gene encoding zinc finger protein PLAGL1 isoform X2: MMFVRLARNQEEQTLVAYQHCGEVYFTTVKPIEPHTELKVWYAADYAKFMEASAVFIKEESDVCPLPPVAKEPVDPWICSSCRSTFATFALLESHQCIHKDRVLTTRFRPPNKLGPVKAKSKLKGKLRGATLGKSIAQCYGTISCSSAAKLSCTSSGSTCDALVRFIPKWRNGRSSLLKGKEAKQTDGYPCRLCGKIFDSIDKLTVHTYVHKGERPYKCSQHGCTKAFISKYKLLRHSATHSPQKSHQCGYCEKTFHRKDHLKNHLQTHDPNKMAFKCEECGKKYNTKLGYKRHLALHAATSGDLTCRVCAQEFGGTEVLLEHLKSHAGKPTGNTKEKKHKCDHCERHFYTRKDVRRHMVVHTGCKDFLCQFCAQRFGRKDHLTRHTRKTHPQELLKSRLQNGDSVGLLDQLFPFRLKEDAGILSPFPERVSVQNGILNSSESEEYNCSHLHSQPSLQTALPLESPPHLQRMGCADSLPAVHPTPCSTAIPANLNLHQPNKYDLSSTSFAAGSLKSLPIKVDVKGYNVHLLEDLPLPEPQSLHKISLEEASSGPVGDTNKYPVHKETEAAAETPSLPFMDLTHVMSFWQLPPGDNQNTTGDITMAFGSEEPSHRLNGFGQQQGLQLATGGMAINQLHHLPRSFPSTTNSVTLPHFHHAFK, encoded by the exons ATGATGTTTGTCCGGCTAGCCCGGAACCAAGAAGAACAGACTCTTGTGGCTTATCAGCATTGTGGAGAAGTCTACTTCACAACCGTTAAG CCAATTGAACCTCACACAGAATTGAAAGTATGGTATGCTGCCGATTATGCCAAATTTATGGAAGCTTCTGCAGTCTTCATTAAAGAGGAATCTGACGTCTGTCCTTTGCCTCCAGTAGCA AAAGAGCCCGTAGACCCTTGGATATGTTCCAGCTGTAGAAGCACTTTTGCAACTTTTGCTCTGCTAGAATCTCACCAGTGCATCCACAAAGACCGAGTCCTTACCACCAGGTTCAGACCACCAAATAAATTGGGACCTgtaaaggcaaaaagcaaactCAAAGGGAAACTGAGAGGAGCGACATTAGGCAAAAGCATTGCCCAGTGCTACGGGACCATttcctgttcctctgctgcaAAGCTAAGCTGTACCAGCTCAGGAAGCACTTGCGATGCTCTTGTGAGGTTCATACCTAAATGGAGAAATGGCCGGTCTTCACTGTTGAAGGGAAAAGAAGCGAAGCAGACAGACGGTTACCCTTGCCGACTCTGTGGGAAGATATTTGATTCAATTGACAAGCTCACAGTCCACACTTACGTGCACAAAGGGGAGCGCCCCTACAAGTGTTCCCAGCACGGATGCACAAAAGCCTTCATTTCCAAATATAAACTGCTCAG gcACTCAGCCACTCATTCTCCACAGAAATCTCACCAGTGTGGCTACTGTGAAAAAACCTTTCACAGGAAAGACCATCTGAAGAATCACCTTCAGACTCATGACCCTAACAAGATGGCCTTCAAGTGTGAAGAGTGTGGAAAGAAGTACAACACCAAGCTAGGCTATAAGAGACACTTGGCTCTTCACGCAGCCACCAGTGGGGACCTTACCTGTAGGGTATGTGCCCAGGAGTTTGGCGGTACTGAAGTTTTGTTGGAACACCTCAAAAGCCATGCAGGGAAACCAACTGGTAATACCAAGGAGAAGAAACATAAGTGTGACCACTGTGAGCGTCACTTCTATACCCGTAAAGATGTGCGGCGTCACATGGTAGTTCACACAGGCTGCAAAGACTTTCTGTGCCAGTTTTGTGCCCAGAGGTTTGGGCGGAAGGACCACTTGACTCGCCATACTAGGAAGACTCATCCACAAGAACTGCTGAAGAGCAGGTTGCAGAATGGTGACTCAGTGGGTCTCCTGGACCAGCTTTTTCCATTCAGACTGAAGGAAGATGCTGGCATACTGTCCCCTTTTCCTGAAAGGGTCTCTGTGCAGAATGGGATTTTGAATAGTTCAGAGTCAGAGGAATACAACTGTTCACATCTTCATTCCCAGCCAAGCTTACAAACTGCTCTTCCCCTTGAATCTCCTCCTCATTTGCAAAGGATGGGCTGTGCAGACAGCCTTCCAGCTGTCCATCCCACACCATGCTCAACAGCCATTCCTGCCAACCTGAACCTTCATCAGCCTAATAAATATGACCTTAGTTCTACCTCATTTGCAGCAGGATCCCTCAAGAGTCTACCAATAAAAGTGGATGTTAAAGGTTACAATGTGCATCTTCTTGAGGACCTGCCATTACCAGAACCTCAATCTCTCCACAAAATCAGTCTGGAAGAAGCTTCCTCAGGGCCTGTAGGGGATACTAACAAGTACCCAGTGCACAAGgagacagaggcagcagctgaaacTCCGAGCCTGCCTTTCATGGATCTCACTCATGTGATGAGTTTCTGGCAGCTCCCACCAGGTGACAACCAGAACACTACTGGGGACATCACAATGGCATTTGGTTCAGAGGAACCATCACACAGGCTGAATGGCTTTGGCCAACAGCAAGGTCTTCAGCTAGCAACTGGTGGGATGGCCATAAACCAGCTGCATCATCTTCCTCGCTCCTTTCCATCCACTACAAATTCTGTAACGTTGCCTCATTTTCATCATGCCTTCAAATAA
- the PLAGL1 gene encoding zinc finger protein PLAGL1 isoform X1 — translation MSTDLLWCEDCGKSLIGECKLHGPLIRAKDRVIPSRARLTLPHYLTLRVLELRAGNQQILGVFAKKVIQKRTQFGPYVGQLSTKLTRYDESRLVLQVLKDGGKYFLDTPNEDCGNWMMFVRLARNQEEQTLVAYQHCGEVYFTTVKPIEPHTELKVWYAADYAKFMEASAVFIKEESDVCPLPPVAKEPVDPWICSSCRSTFATFALLESHQCIHKDRVLTTRFRPPNKLGPVKAKSKLKGKLRGATLGKSIAQCYGTISCSSAAKLSCTSSGSTCDALVRFIPKWRNGRSSLLKGKEAKQTDGYPCRLCGKIFDSIDKLTVHTYVHKGERPYKCSQHGCTKAFISKYKLLRHSATHSPQKSHQCGYCEKTFHRKDHLKNHLQTHDPNKMAFKCEECGKKYNTKLGYKRHLALHAATSGDLTCRVCAQEFGGTEVLLEHLKSHAGKPTGNTKEKKHKCDHCERHFYTRKDVRRHMVVHTGCKDFLCQFCAQRFGRKDHLTRHTRKTHPQELLKSRLQNGDSVGLLDQLFPFRLKEDAGILSPFPERVSVQNGILNSSESEEYNCSHLHSQPSLQTALPLESPPHLQRMGCADSLPAVHPTPCSTAIPANLNLHQPNKYDLSSTSFAAGSLKSLPIKVDVKGYNVHLLEDLPLPEPQSLHKISLEEASSGPVGDTNKYPVHKETEAAAETPSLPFMDLTHVMSFWQLPPGDNQNTTGDITMAFGSEEPSHRLNGFGQQQGLQLATGGMAINQLHHLPRSFPSTTNSVTLPHFHHAFK, via the exons GGTGTGAGGATTGCGGCAAAAGCCTTATAGGAGAATGCAAACTCCACGGACCACTCATCAGGGCTAAAGATAGGGTTATTCCTAGCCGAGCCCGTCTCACCCTACCTCATTACCTTACTTTGCGAGTGTTGGAGCTGCGAGCTGGAAACCAGCAGA TCCTTGGAGTATTTGCAAAGAAAGTAATACAGAAGAGAACACAGTTTGGTCCTTATGTTGGTCAACTGTCTACAAAACTGACCCGCTATGATGAGAGCAGGCTAGTCCTGCAG GTATTGAAAGATGGAGGAAAGTACTTTCTGGACACTCCCAATGAAGACTGTGGAAACTGGATGATGTTTGTCCGGCTAGCCCGGAACCAAGAAGAACAGACTCTTGTGGCTTATCAGCATTGTGGAGAAGTCTACTTCACAACCGTTAAG CCAATTGAACCTCACACAGAATTGAAAGTATGGTATGCTGCCGATTATGCCAAATTTATGGAAGCTTCTGCAGTCTTCATTAAAGAGGAATCTGACGTCTGTCCTTTGCCTCCAGTAGCA AAAGAGCCCGTAGACCCTTGGATATGTTCCAGCTGTAGAAGCACTTTTGCAACTTTTGCTCTGCTAGAATCTCACCAGTGCATCCACAAAGACCGAGTCCTTACCACCAGGTTCAGACCACCAAATAAATTGGGACCTgtaaaggcaaaaagcaaactCAAAGGGAAACTGAGAGGAGCGACATTAGGCAAAAGCATTGCCCAGTGCTACGGGACCATttcctgttcctctgctgcaAAGCTAAGCTGTACCAGCTCAGGAAGCACTTGCGATGCTCTTGTGAGGTTCATACCTAAATGGAGAAATGGCCGGTCTTCACTGTTGAAGGGAAAAGAAGCGAAGCAGACAGACGGTTACCCTTGCCGACTCTGTGGGAAGATATTTGATTCAATTGACAAGCTCACAGTCCACACTTACGTGCACAAAGGGGAGCGCCCCTACAAGTGTTCCCAGCACGGATGCACAAAAGCCTTCATTTCCAAATATAAACTGCTCAG gcACTCAGCCACTCATTCTCCACAGAAATCTCACCAGTGTGGCTACTGTGAAAAAACCTTTCACAGGAAAGACCATCTGAAGAATCACCTTCAGACTCATGACCCTAACAAGATGGCCTTCAAGTGTGAAGAGTGTGGAAAGAAGTACAACACCAAGCTAGGCTATAAGAGACACTTGGCTCTTCACGCAGCCACCAGTGGGGACCTTACCTGTAGGGTATGTGCCCAGGAGTTTGGCGGTACTGAAGTTTTGTTGGAACACCTCAAAAGCCATGCAGGGAAACCAACTGGTAATACCAAGGAGAAGAAACATAAGTGTGACCACTGTGAGCGTCACTTCTATACCCGTAAAGATGTGCGGCGTCACATGGTAGTTCACACAGGCTGCAAAGACTTTCTGTGCCAGTTTTGTGCCCAGAGGTTTGGGCGGAAGGACCACTTGACTCGCCATACTAGGAAGACTCATCCACAAGAACTGCTGAAGAGCAGGTTGCAGAATGGTGACTCAGTGGGTCTCCTGGACCAGCTTTTTCCATTCAGACTGAAGGAAGATGCTGGCATACTGTCCCCTTTTCCTGAAAGGGTCTCTGTGCAGAATGGGATTTTGAATAGTTCAGAGTCAGAGGAATACAACTGTTCACATCTTCATTCCCAGCCAAGCTTACAAACTGCTCTTCCCCTTGAATCTCCTCCTCATTTGCAAAGGATGGGCTGTGCAGACAGCCTTCCAGCTGTCCATCCCACACCATGCTCAACAGCCATTCCTGCCAACCTGAACCTTCATCAGCCTAATAAATATGACCTTAGTTCTACCTCATTTGCAGCAGGATCCCTCAAGAGTCTACCAATAAAAGTGGATGTTAAAGGTTACAATGTGCATCTTCTTGAGGACCTGCCATTACCAGAACCTCAATCTCTCCACAAAATCAGTCTGGAAGAAGCTTCCTCAGGGCCTGTAGGGGATACTAACAAGTACCCAGTGCACAAGgagacagaggcagcagctgaaacTCCGAGCCTGCCTTTCATGGATCTCACTCATGTGATGAGTTTCTGGCAGCTCCCACCAGGTGACAACCAGAACACTACTGGGGACATCACAATGGCATTTGGTTCAGAGGAACCATCACACAGGCTGAATGGCTTTGGCCAACAGCAAGGTCTTCAGCTAGCAACTGGTGGGATGGCCATAAACCAGCTGCATCATCTTCCTCGCTCCTTTCCATCCACTACAAATTCTGTAACGTTGCCTCATTTTCATCATGCCTTCAAATAA